Genomic DNA from Carassius auratus strain Wakin unplaced genomic scaffold, ASM336829v1 scaf_tig00018130, whole genome shotgun sequence:
tgtgtgtgtgtgtgtgtttcaccagACTTCACATACTTGGATACACCTCACTTCACTTCATTTCACTAAAGTCAGTGATAAAACTGAAGTTGCAATTGCACTGAAACATGATTTCAATGGCTGCTTACGAAATAAAACACCCTGCAGTCGTGTGTTTCTGAAGCTCCTTTTCTGTCCTCTGCCAACCCAGTTGAGCTCTGAGCCCACACTGAAAGAGAGAACAGTGTGCATAAGACGCCGGACCGCATCatctactgtagctccgcccATCCGTGAGAGGTGTGACACCTAcgaaataaaaatcaaaatttaaagaaatactcACTACAGTTAAAGAAGTGAAGAGTGTTAGCGTCTAAACTGTTCTGAACTATTATTTCGGATAAACAACCATCTCCATAAAATGTAAACTTCCTGTCCTGACTGAGGTTTACAAAGTAACTTAACCTATTATTACATGCACTGCAGTAATTGCAGATTGTAGAGTAAATTCGATTTCACAGTAATTATTTCGTACCATTCTCTTCTGAGCTTCAGTATCCTCTAAATGCTGCTCCGTTTCATTGAGCTGTTCCATTGTTCGCAGTGGAAGATCTACGTCAAGCGGCTCGTCTTCCTCCTCACACACCTGTCCTTGAATCCTGGCCTGCAGGTCTTTCAGAACTTCCCACTGCCTCTGTTGCTCCTCTTTGATATCATTAAGCAGTGATATGATTTGTCTATGGGCTGCTGTCTCtgtagttgcaaaaaaaaattaaatttagagAAGACTTACAAAAgactaaaggaatagttctcccaaaaatgaaaatttgctgacaaTTTACTCAGGTCAAGCCTCAGGTCATACAGAACATAAATAAGTTTGTTGAGttgtttattgtaatgtttttatcagctggatgaactctcattctgacggcacccattcactgcagatccaTTTGtgatcaagtgatgtaatgtgaaatttttccaaatctgttccaataaagaaaAAACTCATCTACCTTAGTGTGAGTACTTAGCAAAttctcattttggggtgaactattcctttcaaaTTTAGCATTGAAATCAAATCTGCTTTTCAGTTTCATTTGTAGAAAACAattttgacaataataataatggtggTGGTGGCTCATCTTTGTCAAAGGATTttattaatatagatttttttttttaacatttggtcCATTAATCATATTATCAGTTTAGCACATAAacacgtgtaaaaaaaaaaaaaaaaaaaaaaaaaaaaactattaaagttagcatttttttatttgtatgtttaataaaacaatacCTAATCAACTATTAACCAATATCAACTTAATCATAAAACTCAAttcagaaacacattttttaaataagacaaaGTGTCATAATGATAGAAGGGAAGGTATGTATAAGTCCGTTTCAAGGGAAACGTGATCATTGTTACTCTTTTCACTTTACAGTACCCGATGATGAAGACGCGTCCTCGCGCATCAACTTTCCCGCCACTCCATCAGGTTTGTAGGACTGTGAATCCGTGCTGAAATTCACCTCGGCCCGCCCCGGGATGTCTTCTGCGCTTCTGCTCAGGTCTCCTGGCATAGGGTGCACTTTATCCTCTTCAGACACCGCTGAGCGTCTCTGTGCCATGTCTGCCATGTGTTTACTTACTAAACTCTCCGCCCGGCGGTTTATGGCCCAGTTTACTCGACTGACGCTGTTTGCTTCCATTTATGCGGATGTATTGCTGCACTTACAAACAGCACTTTATGCGAAATTAAATCCTTTAACATGCATCTCTTAATAAACACAGCGATATGTGCGAGAAATATGCGGAAATGGTTATCAAGCTGTCCCCAGCCAGCTCACGTATCACGTTACACAAACGTCACAGTAACGTTGGCAGAACGTTGCGAATTTTGAATGAACTACAATCCCCACCAGCACAGCGGCCCATTGACGTCACCCATTGCTTACAAAAGCGCAGTTACATTTACTTAAATCTCATTTTTGACAGAAGCACATCTTtgtaaataattaacaataaaagaGTATAACTTTGTaccatttatatattcatttaatcgATTCGTTTATTGATtggacatttatattttattccattgttGTTTAGTCTAATGATTGTGTGGATTCAAGGGATATTTGTGTAAGAGATAAGAGAATGTTTCCATGTCAAGGTTTTTAACATCACATGATGTTGTTGTTACGCAGTAATTTTCCATAGTTATTGCTTGTGGTATAACACTGGTTGGTTTTGTGTTAGTTTAgacttaacattaaaatatatggaACTAAGGTTATTCAGTAAACTCTGgttctttttttatcatcattacttAATCTCCTGCTTTTGCTCTTCTTTGGCTTTACTCTGTTAATATAGTTTTTGGTACCAGACAAGACTTGCTGTTAACAGATTTTGGTATTAGACAACTTTGCGGACTAGTTGTTTTGTTATCagacaaaacagttattttttgaCAGGATCTAGTGTCCGGAGTTGGAACTGATATTTCTGGCGAGGAGGCATAATCTAATAATGTTTTGCTTTATATCAACTGATATCACCACGTTAGTGCAAGGCAGGGGTCACCATACttagtcctggagggccggtgtcctgcagagtttagctccaaccccaattaaacacactGAACGAGCTAATCAAGTTCTTATAGGCATAGAAACTTACCAGCAGGTGttttgaggcaagttggagctgaactctgcaggacaccggccctccaggacagagtttgggcacccctggtGTAAGGGTTAGGGGTATGTTtgaggtttaaaaaatattatctcCCTATAGAAATTGCATTTATTAGATCCCTTTATACAGTGAAACCAACGTCTATACAGTATTTATGCATGTCATTATGGCTGAAATGACAATAAGCAAACAATAGTGTTTACCTCAGCAAAGATCCTTTTAATTATgctcaagtaacaaaaatgtacTCTGATATACAACTGAAATACCAAAATACTTTAGTACATAAAACCAACCAGCATTCTTTTTATGAAATGCAGAAGAAATCAGTTGAAAATGTCTAACTTATGTTTTCATTGGAGAATCAAAAGCCCAGCagttttccattgaaaaaacaaacaaacaaagaaaacatgCAATAATCTAAGAGGTCTAATTCCACTGCTGTCTGTCCAGTGTTCAACAATGTGTAATACTAATGAACATTAATAATTCCTTATTTTAAAATATCCCATGCTATTTAACAAACCAGTGGTGTTTAatcaacacaacaacaaaaataaagaaataaaagagcCAAACATTGTACAGtatctattaaaatataaattaacggATATACatgcaaagacaaaaaaaaaaaaaaaaaaaaaaaaaaaggaatcaggCATATTATTCAAATATGCCTGATTCCATAACGAAATATcagcagaaaaaaaggaaatatgaGGGACACTTGTGTAATTGTGGACGAATTGGTTGTGCATgccctcatttttatttttattatatttgtgcaCACAAATGAGCAGCAGTGCTTTGATTCCAGAAGTGATGATGATGACCAAATAGCATTAATCAGTAAGATAAAATCATTGAAACTGTAGATTAGTATGGCTGATATTACAACCTTAAACATATAGGCATTAATGTCCCACAATCTAAGCAGCAGTTTTCGTAGATTTTGGAACATTACAGAGTTGCAGTGAAAGACAATTTAGTTGCATCTCAAAAACCTCTTTTTATTATGCTTAATATTGAGCATAGAGTGCACAAACTCTATTAAACCTTACTGAATTATTTAAGTAGCATATATACGACTCAAATAATGTGATGTGTCATGTTCAGGATTTACAAGAGAAAATACAAACACAGTAAAGAATTAATCTAAACATTATTGCATTTCATGAACAAATCTTTCATGAACCCTGCCTTTCCAATGTATTTCTTACTATACCCTGCTTTACAAAGAAGAAAATTATAGACTAACTATCTTCAGCATCCAAACACAGCTTGTACACTTTACTTTTACACCTGGCATATATTATCAGGAATATCACATTGCTTAAACCCTAGACCTGCTGTTGCATTTTTGGAAAGTAAACTAGGCCTCAATGTCTATTACGAGTGATACAGAAAACAAAATGTTCATACTTGCTAATATGCTCTGCcaaatatagagaaaaaaaaaatcattttatttaattttttttttttatcattgaaaaTAATGCCTTGCAAAGTTTGACTTGATTTTAAACATGCTAAGAGTACTCTGACGGTAAGCTGACAAATTTCTTTTATGATCTTAAGAATAAATATGCAGATTCACTTGAAGCACACTATACAGACTTTTAAAAGcagaaaacatttctaaacattttgCGTTACAAAATACAAAGTTACTTTTGTGATAAAAAATACTTTGCCGCAATACTCTTTGAGATATGTTTCTTAGTCATCtaaattctattcttaaaatatGACAAACAATTAGACACTCAGTATCAACCAGTGCATAAAACACAAAACTTCCCTGCAATGTGCCTTCAGACTACAAAATCTGCATGAAGTTGCTAACTAGACTAAAACAGTCCATAGAATCGCTACTTTGTCAGCTCACTAAAAAACCTCTGTGAGGAGAAAAAGTTGCATCCACATATTGTGCCACAGTTAAAAGCTTACAGCTGTGATGCATTATGGCAGCATCTTTTTCAAATCCCCAGAACCAGAAGCATACAaaacaaagtatttaaaaagtCCTTGTAAAAGAAGGGCAAGAAATGAGCCCCGGACACATCCGCAATAAAGAACATCAGAAAAATCCATATTATTCACTGCATCCTTTGAGATGAATTCTGATCCGTGctctgctgagaaaaaaaaaaaaaatccttgataAACTCTAAAATTAGAGCGGCATGCTAAGAGAAAAATGACTTGACCTCTTCTAAAGCCAATTTACATCTATGGTTTGACTTTGAAACAGTCTTTTCAATGTTACACAGACGTTAGCTTCATTTTACCAGGACACGCTCCTGCTAATCAGCTTCTTAGGTTTGCGGCTCACTCACTCCATTCACTCTATACAGCGAATGGACTGatcttaaatgtaaaaacagttaagtataatatatatatatatatatatatatatatatatatatatatatatatatatatatatatatacccttacTCGCCTTCCAATGTTTAAAGTGTTCAAATATTCTATGCAATTACCTCTGATGTCATGTCACACAACGATATCAAATAGTAGAAACTGTTTTATGCATCAAGACAAAGGTGCATCATATTCAGCGATGAAGGAGAAGGAATCCAGTCGAAAAGGTTGACACATAAGCTATGAATGACAAAAGGCTAAAACTCCAAAACACTCTCTTCTTTGGGACAGCTGTGGGTTGGTTTTGTTTCAGTTCGTCAAAGGAAAGTAATGTGCATAAATAGcgttcaataaattaataaataaacctttCTCTGTTTCAGTATATACAGAGTGTTAAAGACAAAAGAAAGTTCATAAACATATTTATAGAAACCCCATGTTTCACACACCAGTATCGTCTCACTGTATCGTTCCAACATGTATCTCCAAACGGGCGCAAATAAATGCCCGCTGTCTCTCTAAAAGCAACAATTTTTTTGACTTAAATTTGATCTGATCTTAAACCTTTCGGTTTGATTACCGCCTCTGCAACGTAAACATATTCTCATTGGAAAAATGTAGACACTAATGACCCTGATGTCCGGATTAATCTTGTGATGTGAAGGTGACTTGCTAATGCCCGAATTAAAAAGAGGACTGTTCACAAGATATTTTCCTGGAGGTCACCAGTACCTTTCAGCAAAATAAAGAATCCTCATAAATCTATCATTTTACTGATAATGAGTAAGTCCAGCCTCTTCTTCAGTCAAATAGCAGCTAACAAAGCAAATGGCAatcataaaatacattaacatcatATTCTTTAAATACgtaatatgcaaaatatatataaaaaaagtattcacaTCAAACCAGGCAGTAGTCATCTTTTCCCATGTCCCTGTCCCGTTAGAACAGTGTATATATCAGTCAACAGGACCATTCTTCACACACATCCTCTTGTAACCCCACAGACCCGGAGACTCCGTCAATATTGCACGCATTGGAAAGAAAAGGAGAGAATCGATAGAGGATCAGCAAGATCAGTAAATAAATATTCCATCAGGAGGAGAGCCGGTCTGCCTCTGATCGAGGACTTGTGCCATTGTCCTCACGAGGTCAAGGAGGGAGGGCCAAGAAAAGGAACCGTCTCATTCCTCACGGCAGGTGGGCAGATTGACGAAGGTGAATACGTTGAACTCGATGAGGATGGAGAAACACAGGAAGACAGCGTACATCAGCAAACAAACGAAACCCAAACGCTTGTCCAGCTTCCACTTGTTCAAATGCACACCGAGAACCTGAGAGGAAAAGAAAGGGAAGAGGGTGAGTGGTGGACTCAAAgaacattttgaaagaaattgtatttaaatgcTTCTCACATACCGTGAGAAACACAGATGCCAGCAGCAGCCCAACTGAGAAAATCAGGCCTTTACTGTTCAGGTGaatctgagaagaagaaaaaaaatatatgcaagaacttaaacattgtatatataacaagtatttaaattaatagagcaaattatttcaaacaaagTCCAATGTTTATCCAACGGAGACTcaaaatctgtatttaatttagacCCAAGGTAGACAAACATATACAGACACTTGAATGACTATTTTCGTTTTGTGTAATGTcactaatacaaaatattttgtaattttcaatATAATCTGTTTGTgccgagtggggcggggctgagagccatgggaacggagcgaggccggtggagtgatttggaaatgagcgacacttgctccactcaccggtctcaagTCCCACGGAGGAGGAGTTTTAATATTCTAAAAGCATTTACCTTACACTAACAAACAAGAATTGTGTttatattaatatgcaattaaaaaaaataaaatgataagagCTCCAATCAAAAGACTTGTCCTTAAAGGTATGTATTGTTCACAAATTTTACTTGATTCAAATATTTTAGATCTTAAAAATATTGAGTCATCTTGATCGCTGCTCTAAAGATGATATTGGGCATCTGCTACTGACAGGTcctaagttacaaaaacacaaaaccacCTACAAATAATGACTAAACAAAGAAgactgattttttattatttctgtcaatgcttttttaagcatttaacaaacaaattattaaacCACAATAATCTATTACAACATTTTCCACTTACTGTGGAGCCATAGTCGATGGCCAAAGTCTGGAGGGTCCAGGGCAGACCAAGCCCAATCAGGATATCAAACACATTACTACCAATAGAGTTAGAAACCGCCATGTCACCCATTCCtgaaaaagacagagagacagttgAGACTAAAAGTGAAATTGATATACTAATACTTTCATTTCTGCTTCTGTCTTAAATGAGGAATTAACCGCTGACAAGATGGGTTTTCAATAAAACTTGGTTGCTATGCtgtacaaactaaaaaaaaaaaaagatgaaaaatcaGTGCTACATGGAAAATCATAACAAAAGGGCCTGTGTTGTTCCCTTTTGTGACAAACTTCAAAACCCATAATGCACTTAAGCTTTTGCAGCAAGGTTACCAGGCTTGGGTGCCCTCTGTAGAAATCTCGTTCTGTATAAAATTGCATTTCGGGGCAGGGAGGTGAGGGGGCACGGTGACCTACAGTAGGTGCCCAGTACTGCTGTAGACTAAAAAACAACCCACAGCAACAGTATAAAACTGGCACAATTTCACTGGAAAACTTCTGACTTGGAAAACTTGGAAATCTGTTAACAGCCTCTTCCTTGCAAAGCAATCAAATCATTTAATTGgggaaattataataaatgataacgCTAGACTATGAAGAAATATTAATTTGTTCCTACCTTGCCGTGCAACAATTAAACTGGCCAAACAGTCAGGAACGCTGGTGCCAGCAGCCAAGAAAGTGATACCCATGATGACATCAGGGACGCCGATTGTGTAACCGATCACTGTGACCTGCCACGAGAGTGTCAGCAGGTCACTGAATGTTtgtggaaaataataatttaaggaTTTCTAAAGTTAATATATGTGAGGAAAGTCTTACCATCCAAACCATGATGTAAGAGAAGGAAGCAATCCAGAGGGTGGAGGTGATGAACGAGACCATATACCAGCGCTCCCAGCGAGGGGTGGCACAGTTGGGCACGGTGAGGAACAGCAGCAGACTCAGTGGCCAGGCCAGCAGCCACTTTAGCTTATTAAAGCCTCCACCTGCACGAGATCAGGACAGCATTTGAGTCAATAGTCCTTCCTGTTTATGGACAACCAGAATTGAAcctaaaattatttacaataatctGTTAAATAATTGTAGTCTGTAATAATTGTACCGGGGCAGCGGAATGGTACATAGGGTCCTTCGTtgtcatcttcctcctcttcctcttcctcatcgtTCTCATTGTTTTCATTGTCCTCGTTTTCTGTGTCAGTTCCGGCTTCAGCCCCTCCCCTTTCGTCATCATGGTGACCCCCTTTCGCCCGTTCAGGCCTCGGTCCGATCCTGCCAGGCCATTCTCCACCCCCCGCTTTCCTGGGATCTTTACAGTCACCTCTGAATCCCCGTTACTGAAACGACTGTTTATCAGACGCTGCCTctgcagaaacacaaacacacacacattagtccaagttaaaacagaataataaatatttcagtctgtaatacagataaaatgaataaccttaaggtaattgtgactttatttctcacaacagtgcgatatttacatatttatgtccCACATTGTGACGTTATTTCTCATTTTAACCTTATCTCacaattaagtttttttctttcttttagattctttctattcatcagagcaTCCTGAAACCtgtatcagtttttaaaaaaactgtttaactgataataagaaatgtttcttgaggaccaCTTCAGCATATGAGACTGAAGCCCCAgtgtaaattttttatatactattatagtttttattaatattatgtaagtttagttttaattgtattttttttttataataataatactgtgaaGACTGTAGCTTTgccatctcaaaaaaaaaaatatatatatatgtatatatatatatatatatatatatatatatatacacacacacacacacacacacacacacacacacacacacacacacacacacacatacatataacagttgttgtaatattgtaataaaatgatatataaaaatatttttataagagCGTTCTCTCATTTTAAAACCTATACAACTTAGCTGTACTTTTGTTTAACATTGAATGAAATCTAGATATGCATCTAGTGCTTGACAAAACTGTATTTGTGgaagtgtgcatgtgtttgtgtggctGACCTCTGTAATAAGCATTCTGGAGGCCATTGTGAGGCGCGTGCGAGGGGAGAAGTGACTGGTGATCATGATTCTCATTCCGGCCTCAGAGAAGGACAGCTGATGAGGGTACGCAGACAAGAGTTCGTCCACCATCAGCACTGATGGCTTCCTCTGGAAATTTGCTAAGAGTGGCAGAACAACAATGCAGAAATTTAGATGGAAACCAAGTAGTTGAACACATGATTTCTATAAAACAGGACTACATGTACAGTATTACCTTTCTTTAGCAGCACGACAGTGGCATCGCACCCATCGTCGATGTCTGTGTTACTGGCTGTGCCGTTACCCAGATTTGTCGAATTCTTTTTCCGCCGCTCAATGTAATTGACCACCCGTGAGTTAAATCTGATTAACACCAAGGAAGGAGAGTTAATAAAATCAGAAGTGATGTGATTTACTGATGTGCAGTAGATAatgtaataatgaaaaatgtccaTGACAACAAAACAGATAACTCACTTCATTAGTATAATGTAAACTATGTACAGCAATGTTAGGGTGAGCGATTCCCACCTGAGGAGAAAAAGTAGCATAAATGActgaatacaaaacaaaattcgAAACTGTTGtaatatgaaaaatgaaaaggGTGTTCTGATGTAACAGCAGTATTAATCTTACCACGTCACCTTCTCATCATAaataaccttgaaaaaaaaagagagaataaaagaTTTAATATTCAAAGCCAAACTCCTTCAAATATTCCTGAAATTTTACACCTAACCACCAGAGGGCAGCACTATCTCACTGTAAATATGGGCCCTGAGGCTTGAGGATTTCATGAGTAAACTATTGaataacaaatataatgtaatgtaatataacataataaacaaCTTGTATTATCaagcaaatatttacattaaaatgtgtttattaacaggttttattattatactatatatatgcTATCATGAGTTCAAGAAATTGCAAAAGAGGAAAAGATATATCACGCCTCTCAAAAAAgagtttaaagaaataattttaaaatacagttagtTTTTTCAGTGAATCCAACTTTTAATAAGGTGCTGTGAGTAACATCTCAGTTACTTTGCGTCCTGTGTACTGTTGATTGATTTTGGTGTTCCTCTGCGCTTGTAACACATGCAGAGTGTGGGCAAATAAGAGGCCCGTGCTGCAGGCCACGGGCCCCACGGGAGAGACACTTGCTTCTCCACTCCTGCTGCTCGAGGAGGCCCATAGGCATCATGGGAGCACGAAAAGCCACTTAAGAGTTGTACTCACCACAATCAGAGCGGTCACTGAGATAGTGTAGTACACAGAGTCTCTCATTAACGTCCAACACGAGAGCTGAACTGCCTGCATCGACAAGGGAGAGAGtacagatgagagagagagactagtaATGAAGAGACAGTTTACACATGcacactaaaaacacacacactaagaCTCAAAGGGAGTGTGTCAAAGCAGAGAAACTCTTAAATTTAACTGATCATTTCACCAGTCATCAaggtttttttgtgaaaaaactacactgttaaaaaaaaagaaagaaaataaaaataacacacacacacacatacacacacacacacacacacgcacacacaaatgtttgtttttatgaatagtggggacatcccataggcgtaatagtttttataatgtacaaactgtatattctatcgcccttcaccaaccatacccctaaccctcacctgcgtcctgatatgtcacaaaaacatgcccacacacgcacgcacacacacacacacacacacacacacacacacacacacacacacacacacacacaccaggtaaAAACCTGTTATTAGGTTAATTGTAAGTTCCCCACCTCTATGCAgggaaaaactgttttaaactttaaaaggaaATTCAATTTTACACTTAAGTACTGTACAATgcttttggaagtgaaaaagaacaagTGAACTTATAACTAATacagtgaaaaaagaaaacataaattgaCATTCCCAGCATTTCCTGGTTAACAGCTATCATTGATGGATTTTAATTGAAATAACTTTGTTTCTTcgttggtttattattattattgtatctgTACATTATGGTTTTATGTTGCACATTATGTTGTTAAATGAACGTCTATTGCATACCTTTAGTGTCAAGTGTGTTACGGTGATTGTGTTTTGTATCTGTGTGACACTGTGCGCCTTTCACATATTAGTCACcttgtgaaaaagataagctttgaTTCGATATGTGGCTTTCCCATTTCTCATTTGATAACTCATAAAGAATGTCATTTATCATCATATTACAGGGCCCTAATTATAAATGGGACACACATAAAGGTGCCaagattttgaaaaagaaactacagaaaaaaacCTGCATCTTTAATAATGACATTGCATGAtagttttacagtatattaaggAGTTTTGTTCAAAAAGTCTGTATTCCGCACAATAAAACTTCATGCTTTTTTCATTCACGGACTCAACTGGAAACCCTGGtattaaaggattttaaaaatgtacttgtcaTGCCTCTTCTATAATGTGTAATCGGTAACTATAAAAGTTGGTCTTGGCTTGCAGACTTTAGAATGCTGAATCAAAGTGTGTGAATTGGAAGCGAGTAAAGGAAATGACTGAAGAAGGAACCATATATGGAGGTGACATCCTGTACCGAATCCAGCTGATTGAACTGTGTGAAATAATCCATATTAAACGTGTGTCATGTTGTGTAGAGCGATCCTTCCATAAAAAGCACTGATCTACGTCAGAGCAGCAGAAGTAATGCGCCATCACTCACACCAACACAGCTTAACTTACACCACAGGTGACACGCTTAGCTTtgtgtttccatggcaaccaGAAGCTCCATTGTTGCAGATGTGTTTTTCCCCCTTGACACTGATGGGCTCCATGGATAAGTGTGCCAGTGTCTTATGGCTCTGTGCCACTTTTTTGGAATGAC
This window encodes:
- the LOC113075955 gene encoding uncharacterized protein LOC113075955 is translated as MEANSVSRVNWAINRRAESLVSKHMADMAQRRSAVSEEDKVHPMPGDLSRSAEDIPGRAEVNFSTDSQSYKPDGVAGKLMREDASSSSETAAHRQIISLLNDIKEEQQRQWEVLKDLQARIQGQVCEEEDEPLDVDLPLRTMEQLNETEQHLEDTEAQKRMVSHLSRMGGATVDDAVRRLMHTVLSFSVGSELNWVGRGQKRSFRNTRLQGVLFRALKKTPIGKEATHHQFADVVKKWLRFAPFRQRGSGRRPHWKPVEFICPKYDSTVEDHNQPNHNPLDSGEIQVTI